A portion of the Musa acuminata AAA Group cultivar baxijiao chromosome BXJ1-1, Cavendish_Baxijiao_AAA, whole genome shotgun sequence genome contains these proteins:
- the LOC135677658 gene encoding protein SHORT-ROOT 1-like has protein sequence MDTLFRLVNLRSSDQQSSLNSNRTSGSSRSASKGHQTYHHHNHYFTSSLHHQQGEQYQEECGTNSSRLYMDEDFSSGPSSQHRHHPPSSAAATTPTSAPLVDPDDLSLLRDLNIDFSSPASSSGNVGGAGVRWVSKLLPECARAVAACDSQRVQQLMWVLNELSSPYGDVDQKLAAYFLQGLFARLTSSGPRTLRTLSVVSDRNCSFDSTRRTALRFQELSPWSSFGHVAANGAILESFLESSASSGTQRFHILDLSNTFCTQWPTLLEALATRSSDDTPHLSITTVVSSSSSPSSSPSSSSSPSSVVQKVMKEIGQRMEKFARLMGVPFRFNVVHHPGDLSELDLDQLDLRDGGSAVLAVNCVNTLHRVSPAGHCRDALVEAFHRLQPLIVTVVEEEAKLVACEGGEEDGEAFLKVFNESLRFFSAYFESLEENFPKTSNERLALERAAGRAVVDLVACAASESTERRDTAAGWSRRMRASGFEPAEFSEDVTDDVKALLRRYREGWSMREASEAGADAGAGAGIFLAWKEQPVVWASAWKP, from the coding sequence ATGGACACGCTGTTTAGATTGGTTAACCTGCGATCATCTGATCAACAGTCTTCCCTCAATTCCAACCGCACTTCTGGTAGCTCGAGATCAGCCTCCAAAGGTCACCAAACCTACCACCACCATAACCACTACTTCACAAGCTCTTTGCACCATCAACAAGGGGAGCAGTATCAGGAAGAATGCGGCACCAACAGTTCTCGTCTTTACATGGATGAAGACTTCTCCTCCGGCCCATCGTCACAGCACCGCCACCACCCTCCCTCCTCTGCCGCCGCCACCACGCCCACATCGGCTCCACTTGTTGATCCCGACGACTTGTCTCTTCTTCGGGACCTCAACATCGACTTTTCTTCTCCAGCCTCGTCGTCAGGCAATGTCGGCGGCGCCGGAGTCCGGTGGGTATCTAAGCTTCTGCCGGAATGCGCACGCGCCGTTGCCGCCTGCGACAGCCAGAGGGTGCAGCAGCTGATGTGGGTGTTGAATGAGCTCTCATCCCCTTACGGCGACGTGGATCAGAAGCTGGCCGCCTACTTTCTCCAGGGCCTCTTCGCGCGCTTGACGTCCTCCGGCCCGCGCACCCTGCGCACCCTCTCTGTTGTCTCCGATCGCAACTGCTCCTTCGACTCCACCCGCCGCACCGCGCTCCGCTTCCAGGAACTCAGCCCCTGGTCCTCCTTCGGTCACGTCGCCGCCAACGGCGCTATCCTCGAGTCCTTCCTCGAGAGCTCGGCTTCGAGCGGGACGCAGAGATTCCACATTCTTGATCTCAGCAATACCTTCTGCACGCAGTGGCCGACCCTACTCGAGGCGCTTGCGACGCGATCTTCCGACGACACGCCGCACCTGTCCATTACCACCGTCGTATCGTCGTCATCATCACCGTCATCCTCgccctcgtcctcgtcctcgccCTCGTCTGTTGTACAGAAGGTTATGAAGGAAATCGGGCAGCGGATGGAGAAGTTCGCGAGGCTAATGGGCGTCCCCTTCCGATTCAATGTAGTTCATCACCCCGGCGACCTGTCAGAGCTCGACCTCGATCAACTCGACCTCCGGGACGGCGGGAGCGCCGTCCTCGCCGTCAACTGCGTCAACACGCTCCATAGAGTTTCCCCAGCCGGCCACTGTCGCGACGCGCTCGTCGAGGCCTTCCACCGGCTCCAGCCGCTGATCGTCACGGTCGTCGAGGAGGAAGCCAAGCTCGTAGCCTGCGAGGGAGGGGAGGAGGACGGCGAGGCCTTTCTGAAGGTGTTCAACGAGAGCTTACGGTTCTTCTCGGCGTACTTCGAGTCGTTGGAGGAGAACTTCCCGAAGACGAGCAACGAGCGACTGGCGCTAGAGCGGGCGGCAGGACGGGCGGTCGTGGACCTGGTAGCGTGCGCAGCATCGGAATCAACGGAGCGGCGCGACACGGCGGCGGGGTGGTCGAGGCGGATGCGGGCCTCAGGGTTTGAGCCGGCGGAGTTCAGCGAGGACGTGACCGACGACGTAAAGGCCCTGCTGCGGAGATACAGGGAGGGGTGGTCGATGCGGGAGGCGTCGGAGGCCGGTGCCGATGCCGGTGCCGGTGCCGGGATATTCCTCGCGTGGAAGGAGCAACCGGTGGTATGGGCGAGCGCGTGGAagccgtga